DNA from Hippoglossus hippoglossus isolate fHipHip1 chromosome 1, fHipHip1.pri, whole genome shotgun sequence:
TTTTGCACTTTTCTCCCTACATTTACTATGTTctggaaaaagcagaaaaacccATAAAGTATAAGCCAGCTTCTGAACTTCACTTAACAAGCGCATACATTCATTAAGGGGAAACTCCCTTCTCCACTGGACAGCTTCTATTTAAAGGCAAAATGCAGACTGCCTAAATCTGGGTTGTGGACTCTGGGCACgcacatgtgaaacacaaacacatgttgcaAACAGCATCagacatttgaatatcacagtGACTTTGCACCCTATTTGCCCCCCCAGAGGGCACACAAAGTAAGAGTGATGGTATGTTATCGAGTGGTGGGCTCTGAGCCAATTTAACTTATTAACTGGTGCATTTATCATGAATATTTGGTCCATTATGGATATCTGTCATTAGGGTGCTATTAAAATTGTAGTCATGTTAGGGATGGTCCAGCAGTTTGGTCCGGACTTATATCTCTGCAGTATAAGATTGATTGCatgatatttgttttaaatccatCTAATACTTTGGTTTAACTCATGATATTCTCATCAGACTCAGCTGTAGTCTCTTTGCATTTAGTGGTAAAATTGCATAGCTAACATGTTAAAATAAGAGGGTGAACCTGGTAAAGAAGTATGTTAGATTGACTCTATAAGCATGGGCCTTCCTAGAGCCTTGTAGAGGTGCTGGCATTAAGTAATTGATGTCTCAAAAGTTTCCGCCAATCTCAGGTCTTTTACTTGTTGTTTACAGAAAGACACCTTGATTTACCCtaatttatataatgtttttgtaCAGATTTTTGATTTGACTACATATTTACATAGTCATATTTGAACttgttctctgtgtctgtccagCTAAACAGACGTGCTGTTTTCATTCAATTTCCTAATTATTTTCAGTAGCTTTCAATTTAACAATTATTCAGATGCTGTAAATCGACTGTCCACGAGACATTTCCTGTACAAccttttcacattaaaagccttCCAATGTCCCAAAAGGGCACAATCATCCCTGTCCATGTAAAGGCTTTTTACCTGTGTTTTGAAACCCACGCAGGACAAATCCTTTTAGTTTGggtgctgtggctcaggagtcctttaaccagagggtcggtggttcaatcccagttTTTCCCATTCCGCATGCCAAAGTGtacttgggcaagatactgaaccaaaCCCACTGACTGATAGATATACTTTATGAATGTGcttgtgaatgggtgaatggcaacaaaaaaaaagatctgtaaagcactttgagtggtcatcaagactagaaatgcgcaatataaatatttacatttattttttttgcatttcaattTGTATTAAGTGTTTGACCTGACCACagacaaatattaatatattacagtatttttaGCATGCTCTTTTGCAACTAGTGCTACAGTGAGGTCAGTTAGTATTACAGTATATGGGGTATTTAGGTTGGGCTGCCTGGTGCAGTCATGCTCTGCAGTGTCAGGTGCTCATTGCTCACATGGACCAATGAGAATACCACAGGCAGAGTTCACTCTCTAGACACTGAGGTATTATGAGACATCTGAAACTGCTCTACCAGCAGTCAGCTGGACTCTGCTTCTTTAACAGGAATGCTAGAGGTCACGTTTCCATTTGTAGGCTGCACGACCGGTCGCACCAGACTTAGGCTGTAGTCTCGGTGCATATGCTTTAAAGTGTGTATGATCTGTTGCCTGTTGCTTTCAGTTTGGTGAAATCACtgacacaaaactaaaaaacaaagagcattGATTtaaagcaggagagaaaaaaggcaTAAGATCATACACATATGGTTTGCAGACAGCTATCAATTCCCTGAACCAAAGAAAATTATACAAAAAGTACTCAGTTAGGGGAGCTACAGGGAAATACAGCTCTGTTTGAAATACgagagaaggaaaacagagcAGGAAGAAGGAGTGGAGGAACTGGGACTGtgtgctgtgtggtgtgttgAGTGCCCTCCCACTCTGTGATTAGCAAGGGTAACTCCCTCTGTACGTCTCTGGGTGTGTGTCGGCATTCAGTGAATCAGACCCAAGAGACACGGAGCTAAAGTCACCGCATTTCTCCGACCAgcaaaaagaaagacacacacacaagaagaaagcgaggcaaagacaaaaaagtAAGAACTTTGATTGAacagctgatgtgttggtgAGAAATAGTTGAGAATACTGGCTTTGTTCCTTTACATCTATTCTTAGACTCATCTTTTCATTTGAAGACTCTTGTTGCCTCTCTGTGAACTTTCAGTTGAACCAGGAGAACTATGTGTAGCTTAAAGTTGTAATGTTTaactttctgtgtctgtgtgttatagGCTTCTGGGACTCTGCCCTGTGCAGTCAGCGTCGCACCTCCCCCCGCCCCTGTCGCCCTCTGAGCCGTACCCTCAGCCCCCAGCGAACCAACAGGAACGGGGAGGTCGGGGGGTCGCAGCAGAGACACACCGGGTCTTACTGTGAGAGCGCGCCTCCAACCTTACGGTCCCACGCTGTTCCACCTTCCTATAATCTGGAGAGAAGACATTCCAGTGGTCCTCTGTGCTTCGTTAACCCGCTGTTTCTCCAGactcatcaacaccaccatcgcCACTGTGCAGAGGATTCTCCTCCACATGCTGCTGAGTCCAGTAACCACCCAGAGAATGTGGGGGAATCATCTGTGAAGCCGTTGAGCAGCAGCAAGTCTAGTGagcaacacacagacaagatCAAACTGAACGGAAAATCAAGGCTCCCTCCCCCTCGTCCCCCTCCACCCCGCTCAATGCCACGCCGCCGCCCTGCGCCACCTCCACCTGGGCCTCCAGCCGCTACCACCAGACCCAAGACCATGCCGGAGGCTGTTGCTGTGGCTACGAGACAACACCAGCCCCCCAGCAAGCGCCCAGCTCCTGCTCGACCACCAATGGGTGCCAAGCACAGCAGCCTTACCAAAGGTGCCAGCTCACCAATCACCGTGCCTTTGAACCCACCACCTCCAAGGCCTAAAAAGCCTGATATGGAGGCCCACCGCTGCCACATCGCAATGGACGATGAGACTATCGCCAGGGCCCTATCTCGTGCCAAGCTTCCATCATGCCAGCCTCCGCCTGCTGTCCCCGCTGATGTACTACTGGAGAATAACGCTCAGAGTACATCCAGTCCTAATGAAAGGGGACATCAGCGCCTCAGTGACATGAGCATGtctacttcttcttctgactcaCTGGAGTACTCACAGTCCCCTGGATTCTCCCTAGGCCTGGCCCCCAGCCCGTCTCGACACCGCAACCATCAAGACCCAGTGGAGgacagcagtgaggaggatgaggacggcgaagaagatgaagaggaggattaTGGGGTCGGCCTGGAGACTGATCTAGACATGCGCCTTCGTACATCCTTTAAAGCTCGGAGGCGAAAGGTTGGTGTGAGCCTTGGTGGAGGGTCCTTTATCCTCCCTAGGGCGTTGAAGGGACGCTTTCGCAAGGTGAGCGGCATGCTGAGCTCCCTCATGACCCCGGAGAGACGGGCGGTGAAAAGGATTGCTGAGCTGTCCAGGAACAAAAGCTCATATTTTGGCTCCCTGGTTCAGGACTACATCAGCTTTGTTCAGGAGAACCGAGGCTGTCACACATCAGGGATGGATTTTCTGCAGACTCTCAGGCAGTTTATGACGCAGATGAAGGCTTACCTGCGCCAGAGCTCTGAGCTGGACCCACCTATAGAGTCACTCATACCTGAGGACCAGATCGGTAAGTAGGATAAGTACATTGAGAATCTTTAAACCATGACTCTAAATATAGCTTTTGAGGTTGGAGGTTATAAGTGCATTTGTGTGTCCATACGTTTTGAAACATCTGCTCATAGTGTACATGCGTGGGCACGTGTGCGATGTGTTAGTCATATGCCATCTTTGAGCATTCACTTCCATACAGGTTTTCATGCCAGTATAATCTGAGAAGTACAATCCCTTTA
Protein-coding regions in this window:
- the LOC117761189 gene encoding ras and Rab interactor 2-like isoform X2, coding for MAFSSSAENPPSGLTDRSGSFFKLIDTFALEIGELKKEMVQTSPTTDKEPMELRGLESEVSGVYLQSHHCCGVGGERDSGYDSLRRRMSVLDRLNQTHPVWLLLAISEEEASRFLLKQPPGVFLVRKSAALQRKVLSVRLKQDQSETPISHFPVKESQYTFSLEGSGISFADLFRLVAFYCISRDVLPFTIKLPEAIASAKTQKELEEVAQLGAGFWDSALCSQRRTSPRPCRPLSRTLSPQRTNRNGEVGGSQQRHTGSYCESAPPTLRSHAVPPSYNLERRHSSGPLCFVNPLFLQTHQHHHRHCAEDSPPHAAESSNHPENVGESSVKPLSSSKSSEQHTDKIKLNGKSRLPPPRPPPPRSMPRRRPAPPPPGPPAATTRPKTMPEAVAVATRQHQPPSKRPAPARPPMGAKHSSLTKGASSPITVPLNPPPPRPKKPDMEAHRCHIAMDDETIARALSRAKLPSCQPPPAVPADVLLENNAQSTSSPNERGHQRLSDMSMSTSSSDSLEYSQSPGFSLGLAPSPSRHRNHQDPVEDSSEEDEDGEEDEEEDYGVGLETDLDMRLRTSFKARRRKVGVSLGGGSFILPRALKGRFRKVSGMLSSLMTPERRAVKRIAELSRNKSSYFGSLVQDYISFVQENRGCHTSGMDFLQTLRQFMTQMKAYLRQSSELDPPIESLIPEDQIDQVLEKAMHKCVLKPLRTVVEVALHDFQVSSGAWQQLRENLALAKAKRPQELGVDGAVPPDAVAIEKIRHKFLNMRTMYSPEKKVSLLLRVCKLIYTIMQDNSGRMYGADDFLPMLTYVLAQCDMPQLDTEIQYMMELLDPSLLQGEGGYYLTSAYGAMALIKNFQEEQAARVLSSEARNTLHQWHCRRTAQRSVASVDDFQVSSRT